The following coding sequences lie in one Angustibacter luteus genomic window:
- a CDS encoding ABC transporter ATP-binding protein: MRPYVRPYAWRMVVMVLAALGGVAASIVVPLVTAKVVDGPIAHHDKAGLLPLALLAIGLGVAEAVLIFIRRWVQNTATLGIERRMRDDLYIHLQALPPSFHDQWQSGQLLSRATSDLSAIRRFTGFGVVFLIVNVATFATIIGLLVHKDALLGTLVAVTLLPVIPLCARFERRYRRISRRVQDQQGDVATQVEEAATGLRVIKAFGRRELVAGRFDESARTLRGTQLEQARLRAGFVSFLDLIPNVALALVMLLGAFAVSSGRLTLGGLVAFITLVLQLVWPVEALGFILASAQEAATAAQRVYEVYDTVPAIRDDPQAQPLERARGHVRFEGVTFAFEGSDEPVLAGVDLDVRPGETLAIVGSSGSGKSTLAMLVPRLADVTQGRVTIDGHDVRELTLQSLRSAVATAFEEPILFSASVRENVTLGHPDATDAEVEQALALAQADFVHDLPWGLQTRVGEQGMSLSGGQRQRLALARAVIGRPAVLVLDDPLSALDVETEHLVERALARVLSTTTAIVVVHRPSTVALADRVALLRDGRVQAVGTHSDLMATVPEYADVLGQEEEVRAS; this comes from the coding sequence ATGCGGCCCTACGTTCGGCCCTACGCCTGGCGCATGGTGGTCATGGTGCTGGCGGCCCTGGGCGGGGTCGCGGCCAGCATCGTCGTCCCGCTGGTCACGGCCAAGGTGGTGGACGGCCCGATCGCCCACCACGACAAGGCCGGCCTGCTGCCGCTCGCGCTGCTGGCCATCGGCCTCGGCGTCGCGGAGGCCGTGCTCATCTTCATCCGCCGCTGGGTGCAGAACACCGCGACCTTGGGCATCGAGCGCCGCATGCGCGACGACCTCTACATCCACCTGCAGGCGCTGCCGCCGTCCTTCCACGACCAGTGGCAGTCCGGGCAGCTGCTGTCCCGGGCCACCTCCGACCTCTCGGCCATCCGACGGTTCACCGGCTTCGGCGTGGTCTTCCTCATCGTGAACGTGGCCACGTTCGCCACGATCATCGGGCTGCTCGTGCACAAGGACGCCCTGCTGGGCACCCTGGTCGCGGTCACGCTGCTGCCCGTCATCCCGCTGTGCGCGCGCTTCGAGCGGCGCTACCGGCGGATCTCACGCCGGGTCCAGGACCAGCAGGGGGACGTCGCCACCCAGGTCGAGGAGGCCGCGACCGGTCTGCGGGTGATCAAGGCCTTCGGGCGGCGCGAGCTGGTCGCTGGGCGCTTCGACGAGAGCGCGCGCACCCTGCGCGGCACCCAGCTCGAGCAGGCCCGGCTCCGGGCCGGCTTCGTGTCGTTCCTCGACCTGATCCCGAACGTGGCGCTGGCCCTGGTGATGCTGCTCGGCGCGTTCGCCGTGAGCTCGGGGCGGCTCACCCTGGGCGGGCTCGTCGCCTTCATCACCCTGGTGCTCCAGCTGGTCTGGCCGGTCGAGGCCCTCGGCTTCATCCTGGCCTCCGCGCAGGAGGCAGCCACTGCGGCACAACGGGTCTACGAGGTCTACGACACCGTCCCGGCCATCCGCGACGACCCGCAGGCACAGCCGCTCGAGCGAGCCCGCGGGCACGTCCGGTTCGAGGGGGTGACCTTCGCGTTCGAGGGCAGCGACGAGCCGGTGCTGGCCGGCGTCGACCTGGACGTCCGGCCCGGCGAGACGCTCGCGATCGTGGGCAGCAGCGGGTCCGGCAAGAGCACCCTCGCGATGCTCGTCCCGCGGCTGGCGGACGTCACGCAGGGGCGCGTCACGATCGACGGCCACGACGTCCGTGAGCTCACCCTGCAGTCCCTGCGCAGCGCGGTCGCGACCGCCTTCGAGGAGCCGATCCTGTTCTCTGCCAGCGTCCGCGAGAACGTGACCCTCGGGCACCCGGATGCCACCGACGCCGAGGTCGAGCAGGCGCTCGCGCTGGCCCAGGCCGACTTCGTGCACGACCTGCCGTGGGGGCTGCAGACCCGGGTGGGCGAGCAGGGCATGTCGCTGTCCGGTGGCCAGCGCCAGCGACTCGCCCTGGCCCGGGCAGTCATCGGCCGCCCCGCCGTCCTGGTGCTGGACGACCCGCTGTCCGCGCTGGACGTCGAGACCGAGCACCTCGTGGAGCGGGCCCTCGCTCGGGTGCTGTCGACCACCACCGCGATCGTCGTCGTCCACCGGCCCAGCACCGTCGCGCTCGCCGACCGGGTCGCGCTGCTGCGGGACGGTCGGGTCCAGGCGGTCGGCACGCACTCGGACCTGATGGCCACCGTGCCGGAGTACGCCGACGTCCTCGGCCAGGAGGAGGAGGTGCGCGCCTCGTGA
- a CDS encoding organic hydroperoxide resistance protein, whose amino-acid sequence MTNTPTKIVYTARASATGGRSGHATSEDGILDLDLTAPKEMGGPGTGTNPEQLFAAGFSACFQGALGLVAKQQGIDTSRSLVTAAVGFGPEGDSYAITVDLEIAIPDVDLETAQQLADAAHQVCPYSKATRGNVPVTVKAVAA is encoded by the coding sequence ATGACCAACACCCCCACGAAGATCGTGTACACGGCCCGCGCCAGCGCCACGGGCGGCCGCAGCGGCCACGCCACCAGCGAGGACGGGATCCTGGACCTCGACCTCACGGCCCCCAAGGAGATGGGCGGCCCAGGCACCGGAACCAACCCCGAGCAGCTGTTCGCCGCGGGGTTCTCCGCGTGCTTCCAGGGCGCCCTCGGCCTGGTCGCCAAGCAGCAGGGCATCGACACGTCCCGCTCCCTGGTCACCGCAGCCGTCGGCTTCGGTCCCGAGGGCGACAGCTACGCCATCACGGTCGACCTGGAGATCGCCATCCCGGACGTCGACCTGGAGACGGCGCAGCAGCTGGCCGACGCCGCGCACCAGGTGTGCCCGTACTCGAAGGCCACCCGCGGCAACGTCCCGGTGACCGTCAAGGCCGTCGCGGCCTGA
- a CDS encoding lactonase family protein, translating to MSPDHDVHELLIGSYTTGTGSPGVVRAELDPTTGALRATGSVALTDPSWIATSNDGVTLYAAAEHTGGTVASVSLTDPEDTIVRAGAGDDPCHLVVHRGHVVVAGYTSGTIAAFALDDDGGVGRRTGLVQHNGSGPHERQSAAHVHQVRESPDGRHLLVSDLGADSVTTYRLDDDGRLIEISRTAAPAGSGPRHLTFHPSGRAALLVLELAGAVALCRYDPDAGRLSVGTVVPLDVPGLPSEVLVTADGHHAYVGVRDTDGAGRDAIVHLGLAVAGSAARRLGVHHPGGAFPRHLALEPDERWLLSANQWSGTVTSLPLGPDGAPGPPAGTVDVPGAACILVR from the coding sequence GTGAGCCCCGACCATGACGTGCACGAGCTGCTCATCGGCAGCTACACGACGGGGACGGGCTCGCCCGGTGTCGTGCGGGCCGAGCTCGACCCGACGACGGGGGCGTTGCGCGCCACCGGATCCGTGGCGCTCACCGATCCGTCGTGGATCGCGACGTCGAACGACGGCGTCACCCTGTACGCGGCCGCCGAGCACACCGGTGGCACGGTCGCGTCCGTGTCACTGACGGACCCTGAGGACACCATCGTGCGCGCGGGTGCCGGCGACGACCCGTGCCACCTGGTGGTGCACCGCGGTCACGTGGTCGTGGCGGGGTACACCTCGGGCACCATCGCGGCCTTCGCGCTGGACGATGACGGCGGGGTCGGACGCCGCACCGGCCTGGTGCAGCACAACGGCTCCGGGCCGCACGAACGGCAGAGCGCCGCGCACGTCCACCAGGTGCGCGAGTCCCCCGACGGCCGGCACCTGCTGGTGAGCGACCTCGGCGCCGACTCGGTCACCACCTACCGGCTGGACGACGACGGCCGGCTCATCGAGATCTCGCGCACCGCCGCACCGGCCGGCAGCGGACCCCGCCACCTCACCTTCCACCCGTCGGGCCGGGCGGCCCTGCTCGTCCTGGAGCTGGCCGGGGCGGTCGCGCTCTGCCGCTACGACCCGGACGCCGGGCGGCTCAGCGTCGGCACCGTCGTCCCGCTCGACGTGCCCGGGCTGCCGTCGGAGGTGCTCGTCACCGCCGACGGTCACCACGCGTACGTCGGCGTGCGAGACACCGACGGCGCCGGTCGGGACGCCATCGTCCACCTCGGTCTAGCGGTCGCCGGGTCGGCCGCCCGACGCCTCGGGGTGCACCATCCCGGTGGGGCGTTCCCCCGCCACCTCGCGCTGGAACCGGACGAGCGGTGGCTGCTGTCCGCCAACCAGTGGTCCGGCACCGTCACCTCGCTCCCGCTCGGCCCGGATGGCGCCCCTGGGCCACCAGCCGGAACGGTCGACGTCCCCGGCGCCGCCTGCATCCTGGTGCGCTGA
- a CDS encoding DUF6328 family protein translates to MVSHNSDGGRQDDRHESRDQRLDRNWTELLQELRVTQTGVQILAGFLLTLPFQARFAGLPPFERGIYLVTVLLSCVATILLVAPVAVHRALFRRHEKDRLVDAADRLARAGLGALGLSLTGVVTLVFSVVLGRWEGIVAGSALLVAIVAFWVVIPLRLRRVLPPAP, encoded by the coding sequence ATGGTCTCGCACAACTCCGACGGCGGGCGGCAGGACGACCGCCACGAGTCGCGCGACCAGCGCCTGGACCGCAACTGGACCGAGCTGCTCCAGGAGCTTCGGGTCACCCAGACCGGGGTGCAGATCCTCGCCGGTTTCCTGCTCACGCTGCCGTTCCAGGCCCGGTTCGCCGGGCTGCCGCCGTTCGAGCGCGGGATCTACCTGGTCACGGTCCTCCTGTCCTGCGTCGCGACGATCCTGCTGGTGGCGCCCGTGGCAGTGCACCGGGCGCTGTTCCGTCGGCACGAGAAGGACCGGCTGGTCGACGCCGCCGACCGCCTCGCCCGAGCGGGGCTGGGCGCGCTCGGGCTGTCGCTGACCGGTGTCGTGACGCTGGTCTTCTCCGTCGTCCTGGGCCGGTGGGAGGGCATCGTCGCGGGTAGCGCGCTGCTGGTCGCGATCGTCGCCTTCTGGGTCGTCATCCCTCTGCGGCTGCGCCGGGTCCTGCCGCCGGCGCCCTAA
- a CDS encoding S1C family serine protease, giving the protein MSRLFRSTWFPLVAALVLVSVVALVAGIGWSRARDSALCNPRDVARSTMPSVVTILVSAGASSGNGSGEFLDTDGHILTNNHVISPGVGGGTITVQRPNGEQLPATIVGRDNDTDLAVLKVDPKSSVTPIRFGSPPTVGDQVFAIGAPLGLADTFTAGVVSSLGRSIRVPADGDTTALVTSAVQTDASINPGNSGGTLANCNGELVGVPTAGATASDSLGVPVGGSIGLGFAIPAAFAQRIAQELISNGKVTHGDFGMSVVPVVRADEGIAPDALFVSAVTPGGAAALAGLRQGDLITSLDGQRIHSADQLQAISITKKPGDTVAIGYQRDGTDATTSLTLGTSTFAAPAG; this is encoded by the coding sequence ATGAGCAGGCTGTTCCGCTCGACCTGGTTCCCCCTCGTGGCCGCGCTGGTCCTCGTGTCCGTCGTCGCGCTCGTGGCAGGCATCGGCTGGTCCCGGGCGAGGGACAGCGCACTGTGCAACCCGCGCGACGTCGCCCGTTCGACCATGCCCTCCGTGGTCACGATCCTCGTCAGCGCGGGGGCGTCGTCCGGCAACGGCTCCGGTGAGTTCCTGGACACCGACGGGCACATCCTGACCAACAACCACGTCATCTCACCGGGCGTCGGCGGCGGCACGATCACGGTGCAGCGCCCCAACGGCGAGCAGCTGCCGGCCACGATCGTCGGGCGCGACAACGACACCGACCTGGCGGTCCTCAAGGTCGACCCGAAGTCCTCGGTCACCCCGATCCGGTTCGGCTCACCGCCGACGGTGGGGGACCAGGTCTTCGCCATCGGGGCACCCCTCGGGCTGGCGGACACGTTCACGGCCGGCGTCGTCAGCAGCCTCGGGCGCTCGATCCGCGTTCCGGCGGACGGCGACACCACCGCGCTGGTCACCTCGGCGGTCCAGACCGACGCGTCCATCAACCCGGGCAACAGCGGCGGCACCCTGGCGAACTGCAACGGCGAGCTGGTCGGGGTCCCTACCGCGGGAGCCACGGCCAGCGACTCGCTGGGCGTCCCGGTCGGCGGCAGCATCGGACTGGGCTTCGCGATCCCGGCGGCGTTCGCCCAGCGCATCGCGCAGGAGCTGATCAGCAACGGCAAGGTGACGCACGGCGACTTCGGGATGTCCGTGGTGCCGGTCGTGCGCGCGGACGAGGGGATCGCCCCGGACGCGCTCTTCGTGTCCGCCGTGACGCCCGGGGGTGCCGCTGCGCTCGCGGGTCTGCGCCAGGGCGACCTCATCACCAGCCTGGACGGACAGCGGATCCACAGCGCCGACCAGCTGCAGGCCATCTCGATCACGAAGAAGCCCGGCGACACCGTGGCCATCGGCTACCAGCGCGACGGCACGGACGCCACGACCTCTCTGACCCTGGGTACCAGCACCTTCGCGGCGCCGGCCGGCTGA
- a CDS encoding patatin-like phospholipase family protein, with amino-acid sequence MDTTPQSRQRALVLAGAGAAGNAWELGLIAGLAEAGVDVTEADLIIGTSAGSTVAAQVTSGTRPADLYAAILAEVPPARRTGNAAPSRRAGSGVSGPDYLEWSNAIIAAAEDASDMRRRLGAAALELQPSGGTSPTRWRDVVAARLPSHHWPQQPVLIPAVDARTGEPVLFDRGSGVDLVDAVAASTSAMTPYRIGENQYLNGGYRRSENADLAAGYERVLVLSPFSGRSRMPAAWGMDLGSQVDELRAAGSEVETVFPDAGAGDVFNANALDPSTRLPAARGGHDQARLLAERLSDFWH; translated from the coding sequence GTGGACACCACACCCCAGTCACGCCAGCGCGCCCTGGTGCTCGCCGGCGCCGGCGCGGCCGGCAATGCGTGGGAGCTCGGCCTCATCGCTGGACTGGCTGAGGCTGGGGTCGACGTCACCGAGGCCGATCTGATCATCGGGACGTCGGCCGGATCGACGGTGGCGGCCCAGGTCACCAGCGGCACCCGGCCGGCCGACCTGTACGCCGCCATCCTGGCCGAGGTGCCTCCCGCGCGTCGGACCGGCAATGCCGCACCGAGCCGCAGAGCTGGTTCGGGGGTCTCGGGACCGGACTACCTGGAGTGGTCGAACGCGATCATCGCTGCTGCCGAGGATGCGTCCGACATGCGCCGCCGGCTGGGCGCCGCAGCCCTCGAGCTGCAGCCTTCGGGGGGCACCAGCCCAACGCGCTGGCGCGACGTCGTCGCCGCCCGGCTGCCCAGCCACCACTGGCCACAGCAGCCGGTGCTCATCCCGGCGGTCGACGCCCGCACCGGTGAACCGGTCCTGTTCGACCGGGGCAGCGGAGTCGACCTGGTGGACGCCGTCGCCGCCAGCACCTCAGCGATGACGCCCTACCGCATCGGCGAGAACCAGTACCTCAACGGCGGCTACCGGCGTAGCGAGAACGCCGACCTGGCCGCGGGATACGAGCGGGTGCTGGTGCTCTCACCGTTCAGCGGCCGGTCACGGATGCCGGCGGCGTGGGGCATGGACCTCGGCAGCCAGGTGGACGAGCTGCGGGCCGCCGGCAGCGAGGTCGAGACCGTCTTCCCCGATGCCGGCGCGGGGGACGTGTTCAACGCCAACGCCTTGGATCCGTCCACCCGCCTGCCGGCCGCCCGAGGCGGCCACGACCAGGCTCGCCTACTCGCCGAGCGGCTCTCGGACTTCTGGCACTGA